The sequence CTTGTGCTTTTGGTAGACGAACATCGGGGAGATGAACACCGTGGTGGCCACGAAGATGCCGCCCACGATGGAGATGAGGTCCAGGATCGACGGGTTAATAATCGCCGCCGCCGACGCCGTGACGATGACAAACAGGTAGGTCGCCCAGTTCAGCTTCTTCGCGCCCATGCGCTCCGCGGTCTTGGGCGCGGCCGTCTTGAACAGGTACTGCGTGCTCTCCTCCGAGCCGAGCATGAACCCGAAGTAGGACGAGCACACCGCGCACAGCGCGATGACCGGGGTCATCACCGACATGAACGGGGTGTTGGTGACGTTGGCAAAGTAGGACAGGACCGGAATGTTTTGCGCCTCGGCGTCGTGCATGCCGTCGGCACCGAGCGCCAGCACGCACGACCACACGAAGAACATGACGAAGACGACGAGCAAGACGGTCGCGTAACGCTCGGTCTTGGTGACCTGCTTTTCCGCGTTCTTGCCGTGCGCGCGCTGCATGTCGAGCGAGAACTGCGACAGGGCCGCGTCGTGGCTCAAGGAAAACATCAGCACCGGCAGGATGAGGAAGGTCGCCTTCACAAAGTCCCACAGGCCGAAGTCGGCGTAGTGGTAGAAGCTGGAGAAATCCCAGCGCGGGATGAGGTAGACCGAGGTGATAAACAGCGTGGCGATGAGCGGGTAAATCATCAGGTTGGCCAGCCACAACATCGGCCGCCGCCCCAGTGCGTACGCCCCGGTGAGCAGCAAGACCGAGCCGATGGCGATGGCGTTGCGCGGCACGTCCACGCCCACCTGGTTGCTTAAGAAACTATCGAGCGTGTTCGTCGCCGAGATCGCATAAATCAGCACCGTGGGGTAGGAGCCCATCCAGTAACAAAACCCCAGAGCCAGGCCGAAGGGCCGGCCCATGATGTTGGTGACGCGCTCCAAGAGGTTCTCGCCGTGCACCGACGACGCACTGACGATGCGCGAGTACATCCGGTGCGAGTAGAAGCAGATCGGCGCGATTAATAGGGTGCCGGCCAAAAGTGGCCAAAAGCCGAAGGCGCCGGCGTCGATGGGCAGGAACAACACGCCCGCGCCGACCGCGGTGCCAAACAGGGTGATAGCCCACGTTGCCGTGGAGCCGCTGGCCTTGCTCGTGCCCGTTGCGGAGTCGGTATCAGCACCGACTCCGGCGCCCGTGCTTGCCGATGCCCCGCCCGACGCAGAAACCGGCACCGCGTCGGTGGTGGTACCGGACGCGGCGCCGGGGGCGCTGGTGGCGGGATCGGTGAGCGCGGAAGAGTGCTCGGCAGCGGACTCGGACTTCGACATGAGCTCAAAGTTATACGTGCATAGCGATAATATGCAAACTAGCTCGCCTGCGCCGCCGCCTTCTTCTTTGTGGTTAGTACACCCCGCACGACGTCGCTGACCTCTGCGCGGGTGCGCGCCGCGTAGAGCTCGGAGCGGAACGTATCTTTCATCAGCGATCGCGCCAGTGTGGACAGCAGCTTGAGATGTTTTTTGCCGGCGTCTTCGGGCACCGCGATGAGGAAGACCAGGCGCGTCGGGTCTTCACCCGCCGCCCATTCGATGCCGGGCTCGGCCACGCGTGCGAAACACAGCACCGGGGCGGTCACCGCGGCCGACCGGGCGTGCGGGATGGCCACCCCGTGGCCCACGCCCGTCGAATGCTGCGCCTCGCGGTCAAGCGCCGCGCTGGCAAGCTCCCGCGCATTGCTGACGCGCCCGACGCGGACCGCGGCAGCACTCAATGCTTCGATGGCCGCGTCCCGGGACTCAAACTCCGCGTCCAACAGAATCGCGTCCTCGGGCAGCAGCTG is a genomic window of Corynebacterium massiliense DSM 45435 containing:
- a CDS encoding aromatic amino acid transport family protein: MSKSESAAEHSSALTDPATSAPGAASGTTTDAVPVSASGGASASTGAGVGADTDSATGTSKASGSTATWAITLFGTAVGAGVLFLPIDAGAFGFWPLLAGTLLIAPICFYSHRMYSRIVSASSVHGENLLERVTNIMGRPFGLALGFCYWMGSYPTVLIYAISATNTLDSFLSNQVGVDVPRNAIAIGSVLLLTGAYALGRRPMLWLANLMIYPLIATLFITSVYLIPRWDFSSFYHYADFGLWDFVKATFLILPVLMFSLSHDAALSQFSLDMQRAHGKNAEKQVTKTERYATVLLVVFVMFFVWSCVLALGADGMHDAEAQNIPVLSYFANVTNTPFMSVMTPVIALCAVCSSYFGFMLGSEESTQYLFKTAAPKTAERMGAKKLNWATYLFVIVTASAAAIINPSILDLISIVGGIFVATTVFISPMFVYQKHKDYAKYRHLPSNYFVFACGIALIITTLIDLFG